One genomic region from Reichenbachiella ulvae encodes:
- a CDS encoding alpha-glucuronidase family glycosyl hydrolase, translating into MKKIGLAVLFFLMMGQLLADDGHQLWLRYDPVEEEALRADYISQIQNFNVPGEGATFDLIREELGLGLEKMLLSEIAESQTEEASLLVVLSDHTRVSRSDISKETLSSLGEEGYLIRSNEQNQILLTANTPLGLYYGTFHFLRRLQTRQSINDLDIVSVPKVETRMLNHWDNLDRTSERGYAGFAIWDWHRLPDYLDPIYAEYARANASLGINATVPINVNSNALILTPMYLEKVKALADVFRPYGIKMYLTARFSAPVQIGGLKTADPLDPAVANWWKEKVDEIYEYVPDFGGFLVKANSEGQPGPHDYGRNHADGANMMAKALAPHGGKVIWRAFVYSEENPEDRHKQANDQFVPLDGQFEDNVLIQVKNGAIDFQPREPFHPLFGAMNKTNLAMEFQITQEYLGQATQLVFMGPYYKECLDSDTGIKNKNSLVSDVIDGSAYQQKHTLMAGVANIGTDRNWTGHLFGQSNWYAFGRLAWDPDISAQQIADEWVKMTFGADKKVEETIKSIMMESREAAVNYMTPLGLHHLMATGHHYGPGPWVSNLGRPEWNPVYYHRADKEGIGFDRTESGSNAIGQYNKSVAKRFSSLKTCPEKYLLWFHHVSWDYQMQSGNILWDELALRYQQGVNQVRDFKSQWATLEGKVDDGRFEHVRMLLNIQEKEAIWWKDSSLLYFQTFSERAFPDGIEKPKGTLDYYKNLRFPLAPGIRPQW; encoded by the coding sequence ATGAAAAAGATAGGTTTAGCAGTTTTGTTCTTCTTAATGATGGGACAATTATTGGCCGATGATGGTCATCAGCTTTGGTTGAGGTATGATCCAGTGGAGGAGGAAGCCTTGAGAGCTGACTATATATCTCAAATCCAGAATTTTAATGTGCCAGGTGAAGGTGCAACTTTCGATTTGATAAGAGAGGAGTTAGGATTAGGACTCGAAAAAATGTTGTTATCGGAGATAGCTGAAAGTCAAACGGAGGAAGCTTCTTTGTTAGTTGTCCTATCAGATCACACTCGGGTCAGTAGGTCGGATATTTCTAAAGAGACCCTTTCAAGTCTTGGAGAGGAGGGGTATTTGATCCGTAGCAATGAACAAAATCAAATCCTTCTCACAGCAAATACTCCCCTTGGACTTTATTATGGGACTTTTCATTTCTTAAGACGCTTACAAACTAGACAATCCATCAATGATTTGGACATAGTGTCCGTCCCTAAGGTGGAAACACGTATGTTGAATCACTGGGACAATTTGGATCGTACCTCTGAGCGTGGCTATGCCGGTTTTGCTATTTGGGATTGGCATAGGTTGCCGGACTATCTGGATCCGATCTATGCTGAATATGCCCGAGCCAATGCTTCTCTGGGAATCAATGCAACTGTCCCTATCAATGTCAATTCTAATGCGCTGATACTAACGCCGATGTACCTCGAAAAGGTAAAGGCACTGGCTGATGTATTCAGACCCTATGGAATCAAAATGTATTTAACTGCTCGTTTCAGTGCGCCAGTCCAGATTGGAGGATTGAAAACTGCTGACCCTTTAGATCCTGCAGTAGCCAATTGGTGGAAGGAAAAAGTGGATGAAATCTATGAGTATGTACCAGACTTTGGAGGTTTCCTGGTCAAGGCCAATTCAGAGGGCCAACCTGGACCACATGACTATGGTCGCAATCACGCAGATGGAGCCAATATGATGGCCAAAGCCCTGGCTCCTCATGGCGGTAAGGTGATTTGGCGAGCTTTCGTCTATAGTGAAGAAAACCCAGAGGATCGTCACAAGCAGGCCAATGATCAATTCGTTCCATTGGATGGTCAGTTTGAAGATAATGTGCTGATACAGGTGAAGAATGGGGCCATTGATTTTCAACCCAGAGAGCCATTTCATCCACTTTTTGGCGCGATGAATAAGACCAATCTGGCGATGGAGTTTCAGATCACACAAGAGTACTTAGGCCAGGCTACTCAGTTGGTTTTTATGGGGCCTTACTACAAAGAATGTTTGGATTCAGATACGGGTATCAAAAATAAGAACTCATTGGTGAGTGATGTGATCGACGGGAGTGCTTACCAACAAAAACATACATTGATGGCGGGTGTAGCCAATATTGGTACGGATCGAAATTGGACGGGGCACTTGTTTGGTCAATCCAACTGGTATGCCTTTGGTCGTCTCGCCTGGGATCCAGATATCAGTGCTCAGCAAATTGCCGACGAGTGGGTTAAAATGACCTTTGGGGCAGATAAGAAGGTAGAGGAGACCATAAAAAGTATCATGATGGAATCACGGGAAGCAGCGGTCAACTATATGACTCCCTTAGGATTGCATCATCTGATGGCGACTGGTCATCACTACGGTCCCGGGCCGTGGGTTAGCAATTTGGGGCGTCCCGAATGGAACCCGGTTTATTACCACAGAGCCGACAAAGAAGGAATTGGGTTTGATCGAACGGAAAGTGGAAGTAACGCAATAGGTCAGTATAATAAATCTGTAGCAAAGAGATTTTCAAGTCTGAAAACCTGCCCAGAGAAGTATTTGCTTTGGTTTCATCATGTCTCCTGGGACTATCAGATGCAATCTGGCAACATTCTTTGGGATGAATTGGCGCTTCGCTACCAGCAAGGTGTAAATCAGGTTCGGGATTTTAAATCTCAATGGGCGACTCTGGAAGGAAAGGTTGATGATGGACGTTTTGAACATGTACGTATGTTGCTGAATATTCAAGAAAAGGAAGCCATTTGGTGGAAGGATTCTAGTTTGCTTTATTTCCAGACATTTTCGGAGAGAGCCTTTCCTGATGGAATCGAAAAGCCCAAGGGCACATTGGATTATTATAAAAATTTAAGATTTCCCCTTGCACCGGGGATTAGACCACAGTGGTAA
- a CDS encoding glycoside hydrolase family 3 C-terminal domain-containing protein encodes MKTKYLLTIAVTLCAWTQGLSQNYPFRNPELSLDERIDDLIGRLTLDEKAAQMLNSTPAIDRLDIPPYDYWNEALHGVGRSGNATVFPQAIGLGATFDDDLALRVSSAISDEARAMFNASQAAGNYMRYSGLTFWTPNINIFRDPRWGRGQETYGEDPYLTGKLGAAFVRGLQGDDPNYLKTAACAKHFAVHSGPEKLRHEFNAIASDKDVHETYLPAFEALVDAGVESVMCAYNSTNGEPCCANNYLIDEILRGKWNYQGHIVSDCWAIKDFYATPGHGASESKTEAAALALTSGVDLNCGDTYEVLADAVREGLVSEQMVDERLHKLLETRFKLGLFDPVDANPYNSISPEVVGSQKHRELAYEVALKSAVLLKNDNVLPLKNNLNRYYVVGPNAASIDALLGNYFGMNPNLVTVLEGIASRIEMGSQIQYSPGTTLDAPNKNPIDWSSPEAANSDVTIMVMGLTRHLEGEEGESISSPHFGDRLDYNIPANQIDYLKKIKSHGKPVVAVVTGGSPMNLQEVHEIADAVLLIWYPGQEGGNAAADIIFGNASPSGKLPITFPKSLDQLPAYEDYTMEGRTYKYMTEEPMYPFGFGLTYTDINFSNLELSKKSIKKGQTITASCTITNSGSVDTEEVVQLYITDEKASVRTPLFSLEGTQRVALKAGESKTISFEIDSEMLELINLKGQSVLEKGSFKVSIASSLPSDRAADLGAAAPVSAQLNLK; translated from the coding sequence ATGAAAACGAAATACCTACTGACAATTGCAGTAACCCTGTGTGCCTGGACACAGGGACTATCACAAAACTACCCATTTAGAAATCCTGAATTATCCTTAGACGAACGTATCGATGACCTGATTGGTCGACTGACATTAGACGAAAAAGCCGCTCAAATGCTCAACAGCACACCGGCTATCGACAGACTGGATATCCCACCTTATGATTATTGGAACGAGGCCCTGCACGGCGTAGGTAGATCTGGTAATGCTACAGTCTTTCCACAAGCCATTGGATTGGGTGCGACATTTGACGATGACTTGGCGCTACGAGTATCGTCTGCCATCTCTGACGAAGCGCGAGCGATGTTCAACGCCTCTCAGGCTGCTGGCAACTATATGCGCTACAGCGGATTGACTTTCTGGACTCCCAACATCAACATCTTTAGAGACCCACGTTGGGGTCGAGGACAAGAGACCTACGGAGAAGATCCTTATTTAACAGGTAAGCTAGGTGCTGCATTCGTACGTGGATTGCAGGGCGATGATCCCAACTATCTAAAAACAGCTGCCTGCGCTAAGCACTTTGCCGTTCACAGTGGACCAGAGAAGCTCAGACACGAATTCAATGCTATAGCCAGCGACAAGGACGTTCATGAAACCTATTTACCCGCATTTGAGGCTTTGGTTGATGCTGGTGTAGAGTCTGTCATGTGTGCCTACAACAGCACCAATGGCGAACCTTGCTGTGCGAACAACTACCTTATCGATGAAATCTTAAGAGGCAAGTGGAACTATCAGGGCCACATCGTGAGCGACTGCTGGGCCATCAAGGACTTTTACGCCACCCCTGGTCATGGCGCTTCAGAATCGAAAACAGAGGCCGCTGCATTGGCATTGACTAGTGGAGTGGATCTCAACTGTGGTGACACTTACGAAGTACTGGCAGATGCAGTAAGAGAAGGGCTTGTTTCTGAGCAAATGGTTGATGAACGTCTACACAAGTTGCTCGAAACTCGTTTCAAACTAGGCTTGTTTGACCCTGTAGATGCCAATCCATACAACAGCATCAGTCCAGAGGTAGTAGGAAGTCAAAAACACAGAGAACTGGCCTATGAAGTAGCTCTGAAGTCTGCTGTCCTGTTGAAGAACGACAATGTGCTGCCATTAAAAAACAACCTGAATAGATACTATGTAGTAGGACCGAATGCAGCCTCTATCGACGCACTTTTGGGCAACTACTTTGGAATGAACCCGAACCTGGTAACTGTACTAGAAGGTATCGCTTCGAGAATCGAAATGGGAAGCCAAATCCAATACAGCCCTGGAACTACGCTGGATGCGCCAAACAAAAACCCTATCGACTGGTCCTCTCCAGAGGCAGCCAATTCGGATGTAACGATCATGGTAATGGGCTTGACTCGTCATCTTGAAGGTGAAGAAGGTGAATCTATCTCCTCTCCTCACTTCGGGGACAGACTGGACTACAACATCCCCGCTAACCAAATCGACTATTTGAAAAAGATCAAAAGCCATGGCAAGCCTGTAGTGGCTGTAGTGACTGGTGGTAGCCCGATGAATCTTCAAGAGGTGCACGAAATTGCCGATGCGGTTCTTTTGATTTGGTATCCAGGTCAGGAAGGTGGAAACGCAGCAGCTGACATCATCTTTGGTAATGCTTCTCCCTCTGGTAAGCTTCCAATCACTTTTCCTAAGTCGCTGGATCAACTACCAGCCTATGAGGACTACACCATGGAAGGTCGTACCTACAAGTACATGACCGAAGAACCCATGTACCCTTTCGGATTTGGATTGACATATACAGACATCAACTTTTCTAATCTTGAGTTGAGTAAAAAGAGCATCAAAAAAGGACAAACAATCACTGCCAGTTGCACGATCACTAATTCAGGATCAGTAGATACTGAAGAGGTAGTACAGCTCTATATCACTGATGAAAAAGCCAGTGTTCGTACTCCTCTATTCTCTTTAGAAGGAACTCAGAGAGTAGCATTGAAGGCTGGAGAAAGCAAAACCATCAGTTTTGAAATCGATAGTGAAATGCTGGAACTGATCAATCTGAAGGGACAGTCAGTTTTAGAAAAAGGAAGCTTTAAAGTATCTATCGCTTCATCTCTACCTAGTGACAGAGCAGCCGATCTAGGAGCAGCAGCGCCAGTATCAGCTCAATTGAATTTGAAATAA
- the rpsA gene encoding 30S ribosomal protein S1, with the protein MAEENKEVANEEVANAPEVAAEEPKKAAPVKEEEFDWDNIQPKGFGDGYSKSKREELEALYGDSLNTIEEKEVVQGTVVSVSSRDVIINIGFKSDGLVSASEFRDMPDLKAGDTVEVFIEEQEDNNGQLVLSRKKAKIVSAWENIQKSFDQDLVIDGMVKRRTKGGLIVDIFGVEAFLPGSQIDVKPIRDFDIFVDKKMEVKVVKINYTNDNVVVSHKVLIEKDLEKQKAQILENLEKGQVLEGVIKNMTNFGVFIDLGGVDGLLHITDISWGRVNHPEEVLNLDEKVNVVVLDFDDDKKRISLGMKQLSEHPWDSLDASVEIGSKVKGKIVNVADYGAFLEIQPGVEGLIHVSEMSWSQHLRNPQDFINIGDELEAVVLTIDRDDRKMSLGIKQLTEDPWTKQDVLTKYAVGTDHKGVVRNLTNFGLFIELEEGIDGLVHVSDLSWTKKIKHPSEFVNVNEELDVRVLELDVDNRRLALGHKQLEENPWDTFETVFEKGTTHKCTVNTIIDKGAILELPYGLEGFVSTRNLKKEDGSTPVVGDSLDFMVIDFSKDERRIALSHVATYNKEASEKPARPAAKKGGKGGGSKVIDKLNSESEKSTLGDLAALTALKEQMEGGEKPAKKAAPKKEEGDSKEESAE; encoded by the coding sequence ATGGCAGAAGAAAATAAAGAAGTTGCTAACGAAGAGGTAGCAAACGCACCAGAAGTAGCAGCTGAAGAGCCGAAAAAAGCTGCTCCGGTTAAAGAAGAAGAATTTGACTGGGACAATATCCAGCCAAAAGGATTCGGAGACGGTTATTCTAAATCAAAAAGAGAAGAACTAGAAGCACTTTACGGTGATTCTTTGAACACTATTGAAGAAAAAGAGGTAGTTCAGGGAACAGTAGTAAGTGTATCGTCTAGAGATGTAATCATCAACATTGGATTCAAATCTGATGGTTTGGTATCTGCTTCAGAATTCAGAGATATGCCTGATCTGAAAGCAGGAGACACTGTTGAGGTATTCATCGAGGAGCAGGAAGATAACAACGGTCAGTTGGTTCTTTCTCGCAAGAAGGCGAAGATCGTAAGTGCTTGGGAAAATATTCAAAAGTCTTTCGATCAGGATTTGGTTATCGATGGTATGGTGAAGAGAAGAACCAAAGGTGGTTTGATCGTAGACATCTTCGGAGTAGAGGCGTTCTTGCCTGGATCTCAGATCGATGTGAAGCCAATCAGAGATTTCGATATCTTCGTTGATAAGAAGATGGAAGTGAAAGTTGTGAAAATCAACTACACTAATGATAACGTAGTAGTATCACACAAAGTACTGATCGAGAAAGATCTAGAGAAGCAAAAAGCTCAGATCCTCGAGAACCTGGAGAAAGGTCAAGTACTAGAAGGTGTAATCAAAAACATGACCAACTTCGGTGTATTCATCGACTTGGGTGGTGTAGATGGTCTACTTCACATTACAGATATTTCATGGGGTAGAGTGAATCACCCAGAAGAAGTATTGAACCTGGATGAGAAAGTGAACGTGGTAGTTCTTGACTTTGACGATGACAAGAAGAGAATCTCTCTTGGTATGAAGCAATTGTCAGAGCACCCATGGGATTCTCTAGATGCATCTGTTGAGATCGGAAGCAAAGTAAAAGGTAAGATTGTAAATGTTGCTGATTACGGTGCGTTCTTAGAAATTCAGCCAGGTGTTGAAGGTTTGATCCACGTATCTGAAATGTCTTGGTCTCAGCACTTGAGAAATCCACAGGATTTCATCAACATCGGTGATGAGCTAGAGGCTGTAGTATTGACGATCGACAGAGACGATAGAAAAATGTCTTTGGGTATCAAACAATTGACTGAAGATCCTTGGACTAAGCAAGATGTATTGACTAAGTATGCTGTAGGTACTGATCACAAAGGAGTGGTGAGAAACTTGACAAACTTCGGTCTATTCATCGAGTTGGAAGAAGGTATCGACGGTTTGGTACACGTATCTGATTTGTCTTGGACTAAGAAGATCAAGCACCCTTCTGAATTTGTAAATGTGAATGAAGAGCTGGATGTAAGAGTACTAGAGCTTGACGTTGACAACAGAAGATTGGCATTGGGTCACAAGCAATTGGAGGAGAATCCTTGGGATACATTCGAAACTGTATTCGAAAAAGGAACAACTCACAAGTGTACAGTAAATACAATTATCGATAAAGGTGCGATCCTTGAGCTTCCTTACGGACTAGAAGGATTTGTTTCTACTCGTAACCTGAAGAAAGAAGATGGTTCAACTCCAGTAGTTGGAGATAGCTTAGACTTCATGGTGATCGACTTCTCTAAAGATGAGAGAAGAATTGCACTTTCTCACGTAGCGACTTACAACAAAGAAGCGAGCGAGAAGCCTGCAAGACCTGCTGCTAAGAAAGGCGGAAAAGGTGGCGGAAGCAAAGTCATCGATAAATTGAATTCTGAATCAGAGAAGTCTACTTTGGGAGATCTAGCTGCCTTGACTGCTCTAAAAGAGCAAATGGAAGGTGGAGAGAAGCCTGCTAAAAAAGCAGCTCCAAAGAAAGAAGAAGGCGATTCTAAAGAAGAATCTGCTGAATAA
- a CDS encoding sigma 54-interacting transcriptional regulator → MVKSYKKLDSASKLAINTLGELKASGYEALSVKDELRQNLIQSLQEEVNVFEGILGYEDTVIPDVERAILSKHNINFLGLRGQAKTRMARMMVRLLDEYVPVVAGSELNDDPLNPLSRYAKDLIKEKGDDTPVEWLHRDERFTEKLATPDVSIADLIGDVDPIKAASLKLPYSDERVIHYGLVPRSHRGIFVINEIPDLQPRIQVALFNILQEGDIQIRGFKLRLPLDIQFVFTANPEDYTNRGSIVTPLKDRLGSQIITHYPKSIHTGIKITEQEAKSANLPNVHVNEIAKLLIEQVAVEARSSEYVDVNSGVSARLTISSYENLVSSIERRLLINKEKEGTVRITDFIGVIPSITGKVELVYEGEQEGPGIVAHNLIGKAIRTLFTDYFEDPDEARKNKEKKDPYKDIANWFGNENVIDILHDYPTKQYRKELDKVPGLADLVKSQIKGLKDESLRYFLMEFVLFALVEYSYLSKHTLENGMRIDDLIGSMFSGFEENEGDF, encoded by the coding sequence ATGGTAAAATCATATAAGAAGCTGGATTCGGCTTCCAAATTAGCAATCAATACTTTAGGGGAATTAAAAGCGAGTGGCTATGAGGCTCTTTCCGTCAAAGACGAATTGAGACAAAACCTCATTCAATCTCTGCAGGAGGAAGTGAATGTGTTCGAAGGGATCTTAGGGTATGAAGATACGGTGATTCCAGATGTAGAGCGTGCGATTCTTTCTAAGCATAATATTAACTTTTTGGGTCTGAGGGGTCAGGCCAAAACACGTATGGCTCGCATGATGGTGCGATTGCTGGATGAGTATGTGCCAGTGGTAGCAGGTAGTGAGTTGAATGATGACCCATTGAATCCTCTGTCGCGCTATGCCAAAGATCTGATCAAGGAAAAAGGCGATGACACTCCTGTAGAGTGGCTGCATAGAGACGAAAGGTTTACAGAAAAATTGGCTACTCCTGACGTGTCGATTGCAGATTTGATTGGCGATGTAGACCCGATCAAGGCGGCTTCTTTGAAATTGCCTTATTCTGACGAAAGGGTGATTCACTATGGATTGGTGCCCAGGTCGCACCGAGGCATTTTTGTGATTAATGAAATCCCTGATTTGCAGCCGCGTATTCAAGTTGCGCTATTCAATATCCTTCAGGAAGGGGATATCCAGATCAGAGGCTTCAAGCTAAGGTTGCCTCTTGATATTCAATTTGTATTTACGGCCAACCCAGAGGATTATACCAATCGCGGTAGTATCGTGACACCACTCAAGGATCGATTGGGTAGTCAGATCATTACCCACTATCCTAAATCCATTCATACTGGGATTAAAATCACAGAGCAGGAGGCAAAATCTGCCAACCTGCCCAATGTGCATGTGAATGAAATTGCCAAGTTGCTGATCGAGCAGGTAGCAGTAGAAGCTAGAAGTAGTGAATATGTGGATGTGAACAGTGGTGTATCCGCTCGATTGACCATTTCTTCTTATGAGAACCTGGTTTCAAGTATAGAGAGACGTTTGCTGATCAATAAAGAAAAAGAGGGGACGGTTCGGATCACAGACTTCATTGGGGTGATTCCATCTATTACTGGTAAAGTCGAATTGGTCTACGAAGGAGAGCAGGAAGGTCCTGGGATCGTTGCACACAATTTGATCGGGAAGGCCATTAGGACCTTATTCACAGATTATTTTGAAGATCCTGATGAAGCAAGAAAGAATAAAGAAAAGAAAGATCCATACAAGGATATAGCCAATTGGTTTGGCAATGAGAATGTGATCGATATCCTACATGATTATCCAACCAAGCAATACCGCAAAGAACTAGACAAGGTTCCAGGACTTGCCGATTTGGTCAAATCCCAGATCAAAGGCCTGAAAGATGAATCCTTGCGTTATTTCTTGATGGAGTTCGTGCTTTTTGCTCTGGTGGAATACAGCTACCTCAGCAAGCATACCTTAGAGAATGGCATGCGCATCGATGACCTAATCGGTAGTATGTTTTCGGGCTTTGAAGAAAATGAGGGTGATTTTTGA
- a CDS encoding vWA domain-containing protein: protein MQGYRFTEFIPRDKEKESTFDSLWNIFRELLLITSGDPNEALSWLTNLDKQYNISTDQYGIGDFIEDLKKKGYLDDNPGDGKLEITAKTESDFRKSALEEIFGKLRKSGQGSHKTFISGQGEEKGVDIRNFEFGDSPDNISMTDSIRNAQVNHGFGGDFTLTEDDLEVVENEFRTQTSTVLMIDISHSMILYGEDRITPAKKVAMALSELILNKYKKDTLDVIVFGNDAWQIQIKDLPYLSVGPYHTNTIAGLELAMDILRKRKNQNKQIFMITDGKPTCMKQGIKYYKNSFGLDPKIVNKTLNLAASCRKINIPITTFMIASDPYLKQFVKEFTAANNGNAYYSDLQGLGHIVFEDFKKNRRKNYRW from the coding sequence ATGCAAGGATATCGTTTTACAGAATTTATACCAAGAGATAAGGAAAAGGAAAGCACCTTCGATAGCTTGTGGAATATATTTCGTGAATTACTCCTGATCACCTCTGGAGACCCAAATGAAGCCTTGAGTTGGCTCACAAATCTGGATAAACAATACAATATCTCAACTGACCAGTATGGTATTGGAGATTTTATCGAGGATTTGAAGAAAAAAGGATATTTAGATGATAACCCGGGTGATGGCAAACTGGAAATAACGGCTAAAACGGAAAGCGATTTTAGAAAAAGTGCACTTGAAGAAATCTTTGGGAAACTCAGGAAATCAGGGCAGGGAAGTCACAAAACATTCATCAGTGGCCAGGGCGAAGAGAAGGGAGTGGATATCCGCAACTTTGAATTTGGAGACTCCCCGGACAATATCTCTATGACCGATAGTATCCGAAATGCGCAGGTCAATCATGGTTTTGGGGGAGATTTTACCTTGACAGAAGATGACCTGGAGGTGGTAGAAAATGAATTCAGAACTCAAACCTCCACTGTGCTGATGATCGATATCAGTCACTCGATGATTCTCTATGGTGAAGATCGAATCACACCCGCCAAAAAGGTGGCCATGGCTTTGTCAGAATTGATTCTGAATAAGTATAAAAAAGATACCCTGGATGTTATCGTATTTGGTAATGACGCCTGGCAGATACAGATTAAAGATTTGCCTTATTTGAGCGTAGGGCCTTATCACACCAATACCATTGCCGGACTAGAGCTGGCCATGGATATTTTGCGTAAGCGTAAGAACCAGAACAAGCAAATCTTCATGATTACGGATGGGAAACCTACCTGTATGAAACAGGGCATCAAGTACTATAAGAACAGCTTTGGACTGGATCCAAAAATTGTCAACAAAACATTGAATTTGGCAGCAAGCTGTCGAAAAATAAATATTCCAATCACTACCTTTATGATCGCCTCCGATCCATATTTGAAGCAGTTCGTTAAGGAATTTACTGCAGCGAATAATGGAAATGCTTATTACAGTGACTTGCAGGGGTTAGGTCATATTGTTTTCGAAGATTTTAAGAAAAACAGAAGGAAAAACTACAGATGGTAA
- a CDS encoding sterol desaturase family protein, translating to MLKESSSGRIFKNPILEKLTRTHISAPLIVFGGISFYLLYAAIAVKGLSFIITVMLFVSGWLLYSLIEYMMHRYLFHMEESTPVRKRLVYTFHGVHHQHPRDKDRLAMPIPVSLALSAILFFAFQFVIGDYVYAFLPGILIGYASYLWVHYMVHTFQPPKKGIFKIWWIHHGIHHYKQPERAFGVSSPLWDMIFRTMPDR from the coding sequence ATGCTTAAAGAAAGTAGTAGCGGGAGGATTTTTAAGAACCCTATACTTGAGAAACTAACCAGGACACACATTTCAGCCCCATTGATTGTATTTGGTGGGATCTCATTTTATTTACTATATGCGGCGATAGCTGTAAAGGGTTTGTCCTTCATTATCACTGTTATGTTATTTGTGTCGGGCTGGTTGCTCTATTCGTTGATCGAATACATGATGCATAGGTATTTGTTTCATATGGAGGAGAGTACCCCGGTGAGAAAACGTCTGGTCTACACCTTTCATGGAGTCCATCACCAGCATCCACGTGACAAGGATCGATTGGCTATGCCGATTCCGGTGAGTCTGGCACTTTCTGCCATCCTTTTTTTTGCCTTTCAGTTTGTTATTGGTGATTATGTCTATGCTTTTTTACCCGGTATTTTGATCGGCTATGCATCATATCTTTGGGTGCATTATATGGTCCATACTTTTCAGCCGCCTAAGAAAGGGATATTTAAGATTTGGTGGATTCATCACGGAATACACCACTACAAGCAGCCTGAAAGAGCCTTTGGGGTGAGCTCACCGTTATGGGACATGATTTTTAGAACCATGCCAGATCGATAA
- the bshA gene encoding N-acetyl-alpha-D-glucosaminyl L-malate synthase BshA produces MKIGIVCYPTYGGSGVVATELGKALAQEGHEVHFITYSQPTRLNFFNENLFYHEVDIKPYPLFQYPPYEIALASKMVDVAKHEGLDIFHVHYAVPHASAAYMAREILKTEGLHIPFITTLHGTDITIVGKDASLEPVVTFSINQSNGITSVSDDLRQDTLDHFNIQKEIKVIPNFIDLKRFKKQKKDHFKKAICQNDEKLIVHTSNFRKVKRVDDVVKVFCKIREKIPAKLLLVGDGPERSHIESLARESVCQGDDVRFLGKLEAVEEVLSVSDLFLMTSEKESFGLAALEAMACEVPLISTNAGGLPELNKNGDSGYICDVGDVDAMAEAALKVLADENLPGFKKRALARAKLFDIEKILPEYENFYVQIIEEFKELSH; encoded by the coding sequence ATGAAAATAGGAATAGTGTGCTATCCTACCTACGGTGGATCAGGGGTAGTTGCAACTGAATTAGGGAAGGCTTTGGCGCAAGAAGGGCATGAGGTTCATTTCATTACTTATTCCCAACCCACCCGGTTAAACTTCTTCAATGAGAATCTTTTCTATCACGAAGTAGATATCAAGCCTTACCCATTGTTCCAGTATCCTCCTTACGAAATCGCTTTGGCAAGTAAGATGGTAGATGTGGCTAAACATGAAGGATTGGATATATTTCATGTACACTATGCTGTACCGCACGCCTCGGCGGCTTATATGGCTAGAGAGATTCTGAAAACTGAAGGATTGCACATTCCTTTTATCACGACACTTCATGGAACGGATATTACCATCGTAGGTAAGGATGCGTCTCTTGAGCCTGTTGTTACCTTTTCAATCAATCAGTCCAACGGCATTACCTCGGTATCTGACGACCTAAGACAAGATACTCTCGATCATTTTAATATTCAGAAGGAAATTAAGGTCATCCCCAACTTCATAGATCTGAAACGATTCAAGAAGCAAAAGAAGGACCATTTCAAAAAGGCGATTTGTCAGAATGACGAAAAGTTGATCGTCCATACTTCTAACTTTAGAAAAGTGAAGCGTGTGGATGATGTGGTAAAAGTTTTCTGTAAAATCAGAGAAAAGATACCTGCCAAGCTGCTGCTAGTAGGGGATGGACCTGAGCGCTCGCATATAGAAAGTCTGGCACGTGAATCAGTTTGTCAGGGAGATGATGTGAGGTTCCTGGGAAAATTAGAGGCAGTAGAGGAAGTGTTGAGTGTGAGTGATTTGTTCTTGATGACTTCAGAAAAGGAGAGCTTTGGTTTGGCAGCACTAGAGGCTATGGCCTGCGAAGTTCCCTTGATTAGTACCAACGCAGGTGGTTTGCCGGAATTGAATAAGAATGGCGATTCGGGATATATCTGTGATGTAGGAGATGTAGATGCCATGGCCGAGGCAGCCCTCAAAGTTCTGGCAGATGAAAATTTACCTGGATTTAAGAAAAGAGCATTGGCCAGGGCAAAGCTGTTTGATATTGAAAAGATCTTGCCTGAATATGAGAATTTTTATGTGCAGATCATTGAAGAATTCAAAGAATTAAGCCACTGA